From the genome of Chiloscyllium plagiosum isolate BGI_BamShark_2017 chromosome 13, ASM401019v2, whole genome shotgun sequence:
GAATTATTTAGTTAATGTTATCCAATAGTAGAATCAAATTTAATATGTAGGACACTATGTTCTGGGTTTAGCAAGCAGGGTCTGGTAGAACACATTTGGCATACTGCCAACACAAACAAGCAGAGAGACATTTGATACAATCCACCAGTTATTGGGATGTAGTGCCTACAAACCTGGTATCACACCTGAGTGGTAAGCAAAACATCTTTGGTTAGACTGATGGTTGTGTCCTGTTAAGGAAACTACTCAACTGTTTACTGCAAAAGAACAGTGTGAGTTGTCTAGCTTCACCGGCTTGTCAAAACATTTTGTGATAGTTTTCCCTTCCAGGGTACTCTGGTTTAATCCAGTCATCTTTCATGCTTGGACCACaacacaaatgctacaggatgAGATGATAAACCTTTTACTGAGTTTCAGGACATAGAAGGAGATGTTTCCTGTCTCTGAACTGTGAGGATTTATGGATTATGTTGAGTGATGACTCAATTTCAAGAAGGGGTTCTTacatttcccaggaaatatccACACCTGGCTGGTTGCCAGACAAACCTGAAAAATCCTACTGGAGTTGTTTAACCCTGGGTACAGTCAGATACCATGTTAAAATTCACATAGTCCACTCCTGTCCAATGAGATACACCACTCCCACactgatgattagattccctacagtgtggaaacaggcccttcagcccaacaagtccatgccgaactgccgaagcgcaacccacccagacccattcccctacaactaacagtacgggcaatttagcgtggccaattcacctaacctgcacatgtttggactgtgggaggaaaccggagcacccagaggaaacccacgcagacacggggagaacgtgcaaactccacacagaccgttgcctaggcaggaattgaacccaggtctctggcgctgtgaggcagcagtgctaaccactgagccaccatgcctgagATTTGATCATTGCTCAGCAATACATTCTCCCTCCAATTTTCAGACATGTCTTTTTCTGAAGCTAGAGAACGCCCATTACTGATTAGTGTGTCACATTTAAATAAACTACGCTGAAATTTTCAAGGGAAGTTATTATTTTCTCTGCCAGGTGAGGAATAGACCAGGTCTGGTGCAGCACAGATTAAATACAGTGAATACTCCCATACACTGCCTCAAATATTCCCAGTAAGGTACAGCATTGATTAAATGCTTTTCCATTGTCCAATTCTCCTAAGGCAGATGCATCATAAGTCAGGTACTGAGTAAAGTCCATTCCTGATCGTACACCATTCTGAAATGTTTGCAATGAGGTCAACGATGAGGTCAATGATTTTTGGTgatcttgccaattggatacataattggcttaatggcaggagacagagagtaatggtggagggttgcttttcagactggaggcctgtgaccagtggtgttctacaaggatcggttctgggtcctctttcatttgtcatttatataagttattttgatgagaatatagaatGCATAGCtaataagtttgcggatgacaccaaaacgggtgacagtaaagaaggttttctaaaatcacaaaaggatcttgatcaaatgggtcaatgggttgaaaaatggcagatggaattcaatctggataaatatgggaagggcttatacaattaatggttaagccttggcagtgttgtagaacagaggaacttAGGAgtgcaggtatataattctttaaagtttgtgatAGCttaaagttggactgaaggatctttttccaaactgtatgactccataactcaaACCGAAAGATTGATTCTGATTATAATTAAACAGTAAACACTAAACACAGTGTACACAGGCAAGCCCCAAACATTTAGTCAAACCCAAATACTCACTCGTTGGTCTTTTAAAAACTGCAGCACTTGACCCCTTGTCTCTACACAAGATGCAAATGTCTGAGCTGGTACTTGTGCCAAGTGACACGTCTTATAATCTGTTACTGGAGCCTGAGTGCCATTGAGGCACAGCAGCTTAAAGTCACTGGAGTTGAGACCTGCAGCCCACTCCTCTTGTGAATTACCTTGAAAGTGAAACATCAATTGGTTTAGAATACACAGAGCAGTGACACACAGATTCAAAACCTTACCTACAGAGCAACTGACCTCAAATAATCCAGTCCTTCcatcacatcacatcacatcacagTTTGATTCCCTTCTTACCTCACGTGAAATAGAACCACTGAGGAAAGTGATCCCAGGCTTCTTTGCTAATACTCCAATAAGAAAGCCTCAGAATGgttaataataaaataattaacatttcCAAGATGACTTTGAAAGTAAATTAATATGGGACTGAATATGAGGCTGTATAAGCTTCTGTACTAGATCAGAAAGTAGCTTTGGATTGACTTCATGAAGGTGAAATTTGTCTTGGGTAGTAAAATGGAATGATCGATAGTGAATTACTCCCTTTGTTTTACATGGTGCTGACTCTCAGTTCCCAGTAACTTGGCAAAGGTGAAGCATTTCCTCCATGTCTGTTGAATACCTCATTAATTTTATCAGAACCATTCCTCTGATCTCAGTTTTTTTCCTAATCTTGTCTCTAATCCACAATACTGCACTCAAGCATCCAACAAAAGTTTCTGCTCAAATATTTGCAGTCAGATCTAAAACCACATGTGCTGACTGAGACAGAGTGCTATTGTTGAGGCAATGTTACTGTTTATTGAGTTCTTAGGGTTTCTTTAGTTTACTTATTCACACATATTTTTCCTATAGATTTGCTTAAATGTGTCACTGATATGTCTCAAAAAACTCTGTATCATTAGGGTTTGTCCGACAGGGTACAATTCTCTAAAGGGCCTGAATAGAGAGTGTTGGGACGACATATGCATGAATCAATAAAGATGACAGGGCAGGTTGAGAAAGGCACAAGGCTTTGAACTTTGTTAGTAAAGGCACAGAGTACAAAAACAAGAACATTATAATGACCTTTTGGTTCAGTCTTAACTAAGAATTCCAGAGCattacattttaggaaggatattaaggcTTTGGCGAggttgcagaaaatatttacaaaaatgtttttgatatgatgtgatttattattgtcacatgtacttagttacagtgaaatgttttgttttgcatgcggTACGGGCAGATCATATCACACAAAGTGCAGAAAgctaatagaacagagtgaggaatacaatgttacggctgcagagaatgtgcacaaagagtgagatcaacattaaatttaaaatttgagaggtccattccaTTTAGAAGTCCAACAACaatgggaaagaagctgttcttgaatctgttggtacatgtgtttaagcttttgatGATTTTTGGAGTGAGGGACTTTGGTCATGAAGGTAGACTCGAGAAGCTGAGTTCTTCTCTTCGGAGAAGAGGAGGTTGCAAAACAATGAGGATTTAGATAAAGTCGCTGAGTGCCTGAGAATGAGGCACCTTCCCTATCATGGGGCCATTGCAATATCTGACAGGGTTCATTGGACAGCCTTCAGGAATTATAGGCCAGCTCCAGGAAACCTGGAACCACCTGTAAATCCAGGTGGCCTTGGGGATAATTGGCTTTAAATCGTATTCACGAGTCAAGATTCCCGAGCCAAACCTTTCTCAGGTAGATGCACCCATCCAACTCTTCTGGACAGCAGCTCCCATCATGCCTGCTCTGGTGGGCCATCCAATTTAGCCATGGAATTTTGTTGGGTATGATTATTAAAGTGTATGGGGAATatggaggattatcagatcagccatgagctcactGAAAgccagagcagactcagtgggctgaatggccttcaagaccttctcaggggcaattggggacgggcaataaacgctggccagccagcgGTGCCtacgtcccacaaatgaatggaAAAAACATCTAATGGTCTAAAATGTAGGTCTCACGGAGTTCCAGGGCCTATTAACCATACAATGATGGAACACATGTTACCCCGATACCTACTCTCTCAATTTCATCAAATAATTAATATGGATCAAACTGGACGACTGAATAGAAggttcattcattgaatgatCAGATGGTGTTATCTCGTATATGGAGCATTAAAGGACACATACCATCAGTGTTGTCGAAAACAGTTGTATGCTTAATGAATGTAACATCCCCCTTCTCTGCCAGGCACCTGAAAGAAATTTTAATCAGTAATATGTTTTTAGAAATTATGGAATTGGTTTGATTTTCACTCTCAGCAGTCATGTTGTCATTACGCCAAAGATTTCAGAAATCaatgaaaaaaattcaatcaaggaTCTATCAGAAACATAGCTAGCTGATTGATGGGAAACGTACAGGGATAGTGTGGGGTTTGGCTGGGGTGTGAtccactttggagggttggtgcagactcgatgggccgaacaaactgcttccacaccgtagggattctatgatctcacACCCCTCCCAATCTCCCACACTGCTCAAAGCACCTCACTCCCATTGTCCGCAATAGCATTCTCTGAAGCAGGACCTCATTGGAATACTCATAAACTGCTGCCAATGTCTCACCGTATCTACATCCAACTAGTGACTTAACTATGGTTTAGGAGCATCGGTCAACCACAGGGGTACAGAATAACTGCCACTCCACCTTCTCCCTTGACACAGGATATTGACAACTTTGGATATGGGGATAGactgattagattaaattagattagattccctacagtgtggaaaaaggcccttcggcccaataaatcgacactgaccctccaaagggtaacccacccagacccatttcccactgattaatgcaccgaacactgggcaatttagcatggccaattctcctaacctgcacatctttggactgtgggaggtaaccggagcacccagaggaaacctacacagacatcgggagaatgtgcaaactccatacggaTAGTTACCCGAGGCGGGACTAGAACCTGggtccaggtttgattccggccttgggcCATAAAGTATCCCCAGCTTCTTCAATCCTGTCTGGTGATGTGAAAAAATACTTTTTAACTCAGCAAGTCAGTTAGCTCTGATGACTGGATAGCAGGTTTATCATGTCGAGTGATGCTAATAGTGTGGGCTCAGTTCCTGCATCCACTTTTGGACTCTTGTCACTCTttcccccttgcctgaggtatgatGACCTGCATGTTCAGCATGTAGTTGTCACTTTCTCTAATGGGAAAGAAGCGCTCTGTTCTGGTAAATGATTTTACCTTTTAGatagggcatggaatgctctaGCTGGTAATGTGGTGAGGCATTCAAACAGGCATTAGATAATATTTGGCTAGGAACAGTGCACAGGGATATGGAAAAAAGGCAGAAGATTTGCCTGAGGTAATAGAACCAGTATAGGCACTtcgggctgaatgacctccatcTACACTGTAACAATTGTATGATTCAACAGAGGACAGAAACATAGAACTGGTGAGGTATAGAATcattcgtagaatccctacagtgcagaagcaggccatttggtccatcgagtccacactactcccctgaacagcatcccacattcctatccccataaccctgctgtttccaaggctaatccacctagcctgcatatccctggacactatgggcaattttgcatggccaatccggataacctgcacatcttcagactgtgggaggaaaccagagcatccagagaacacggggagagtgtgcaaactccacacagacagttgcctgggttcctggtgctgtgaggcagcagtactaatggCTGAGCCACCATGCGACCCTATGCCTTTATGCCCGCAACCTGTCAAATTAGACAGGGCTCCACATTTACAGCAGAGGTTGTTTGACATCTGAGTACTGAAACTCCCAGTGTGACCACATCTCGGCTGTGGAAGGTTGTAAAACGGCCTCCAGACAACTGACATGTGGGTCTCCCAGTCTCTGAGTTCCAAATGGATATAAAAGGTCGGGCAAATATAAAGTGGCCTGATGATTTCCAATCACCTGTTGTGAATTGTTACGCAAAGAGCTCGGAAACAAGCTGTGTATCTGAAAGCACACTGAGAGTACAGCTTGGAGTCAGGATCTGCCCCTGCAGCACAGCTTTCACTGAAGAACGTTGATTTGCTGCAAAAGTAACAGTTGTTAGCAGCAGCAATAGGAATTCAACACAGTCACCATTGGAGGCAGAATCAAGACAAAAGGGCCAGATATTTGGAACAGGAAAGGTTCTGCATCACTACCACAGTACAGCAGGAGTACATTTGGCCCATCCAGGTCTGGGCCAGCTCCTTCAGAATGGGAAGACAGGTCTCACTGTGTATAACAGAATGGAGAGACAGCAAATTGTGGAAGCAGGGATACGGGTGATGCGGGTTTGGTTAAGGACGTGAAAGAGGGAGTTAACATAACATTGGAAAACCTAGAAGGAAGATGTCTAATGGAAAGGTACGGCTGCTATGAGGGAGGTTTGCCAAGCTGGTGACAGGAGAGAGAGTTGCGAGATggttatgggaaaaagtgagATCTTGAGGACTGGATTGAAAGGACACTGTCAGAACAAGAAGGCCACAACTCTCTTTACTTAAATGAGCATAGGATCAGTCTCTCTATTTTTAACATCAATCCAGTATTCCAAATCACCTATTGACTCCAAGTACGTTTTCCTACGGCGTAGTGGGAAGTAGCAGAGTCCAAAGAGATTGAGCTCACATGGAGCTAAGTCTATCAATGGTCAGAGCTGCAGTAACAACTCAGATAAACTTGGCTAAGACTGTGAGTTCCTGACAGAGATCCCACCACAGCAATCAACAGTGAAAGGAAGTGTAAAGGAATCacatctcatagaatccctacagtgtggaagcaggtcattcagatcattgagtccacactgacctgtcaAAGAGCAGCTTAACCAGACCCATGCCCCTCCCCTATCACTGTAggcctgcatatcccatggctaatctacttaaCCAACATATTCCTGgccacaatgggcaacttagcttggccaatccacgtaatccttgaactgtgggaggaaaccgcagggtgcccagaggaaactcacatagacacggggaaaatgtgtaaactccacacatacagtcgcctgaggctggaattgaacctggattcctgctgctgtgaggcagcagtgctaaccactgagccaacatgtccCCCCATGGCTAGAGGATAGGAAATCATGGCTGAGAAAACAGAAATACTTCACCATTAGGCAGCCACTAGCCACAGTGTTCACaacacagataaagggatgggaACGAGGTTCTGACTGAACAAAGCTAATGTTATCCAATAACATATACTTCCAGTCAAACAAAACAGCATCTACTTACAGTTATAAAGGCTGCAATTCTGGACTTTGTCCTGGGCAATGAGCAACCCCATTGGAATAATCCAACCAGTTCGTTTAAGAGTTGAATTGCATGCCTTCTTGCCTTTCAGAGTGTCCCAGGTCAAAGTCTGATCCTTCACAATAGCCACTATATATACAACTGAAGTCAAACACAACAGCAGTCAACAGTGCATGCACGATCTTCAAGGTACGTTGTAAAATCAAGACTGAATGGGGTAAGTCATTGCCAAACCACATAATCAAGACCTGTAGTTCCTTCAGAGTTTAAGATGAAAGAATAATCTAATTGAAGTGTTTAAGATAAGATAAATAGAACTAATCACAGATGGTGTGGGAATCCCAAACAAGATGCACAACCTTAAATTTACATCTGGGCCATTTGTTACGACATCCAAATCTTCAATGCGATAGAGGCACAAGACACCATGGAATTCTATAACTCTCTCCCCTGGAAAACTATTGCACagaagtccaaatctagagggcacagatttagggtgagaggggaaagatttaaaagggacttaaggaacAACTTactcacgcagagaatggtgtgtgtatggaaggagctgtcagaggaagtggtggaggctggtacaattgcaacatttaaaagacattgggtatatgaataggaaggccaaatgctggcaaatggtactagaatAATGTAAACTATCTGGtgggcatgaacaagttggaccgaagggtctgtttccatactgtacatctcaatgactctaccgATTTCAGAGGTCTAAACAAAGAGTCACACAAATGTGCTTGAAGagatttttgttaggcaaaaGCCTTCAGTGTTATAGGAGGAAATAACTTTCTCCGTCCAGGAACAATTTGTCTCTAGTTTGTACTCCCATGTCAGCATGGACCATTTTGTTGTATAATTGCATTTCATGCATGAACTGCAGAAAACAAACGTGGTACTCATCATCTGTCCCTGGTTGACCTGTGATTGGTTTTTAAGACTGAACACAAAAGCGATTCAAAGATTCAACTTAGTGGTACAGTGTGGGACTTAAGTTTCATATTGAAGGACTGTGCAATCTAAAATGGAAAATAACTCCACAACTCAGAAGCCAAAATTAACATCTTTTGACATGTGATAGAGGCAAAAACGTGGTTCAGATTAGATCATTAGTATTGCATTAGGCATGCCTAGCAAGCAGGTGGAGTCAGATAAATCCAATTTTAAACACTGATGTTATAGCATTTGACACATAAAGATCTCTTGGTAAAAACCTTAAAATTGAATTATTCATACTCctttataagacacagaatcaaAGAGTGAAGGAATGGTTATAGTGCAGAGGGAGGTCATTTGGGTTTTTGTATATGTGTCGAATCATTTGCTTCAAAACTCCAATCTCTTCTTCAAATTTGTCTCACAATATTTATCTTCTCAGATCATTGAAAGCCGCAATCAAATCTCCTCCCACAACATTCccattccagattctaaccattTGTAATGCAGGAAGGTTATTCCCCATGTTGTCTTTGGtttttttgccaatcacctttaATAAGTGTCCAATGGTTCCTCATTCTTCCACCAACGGGAACAAGTTCTTTATGTAGTGATTCATCCTCCATCCTCGTGTATAACTAGCTGCCCTTTCTCTTTGAGGCAAGGTGGGAGTGTGCCAGTAATTTTACTGAATgaataatccagaggcctagcTCTCTGCTTCGATCCTTCTAATTCACGGGGATTATAGTTTTCCCCTTTAAGGGCAACTATTTGCgtcttttttttccctattcGTTCTCTGAATTTGGGCACCACAGACGGGGCCAGTGTTCATTTTTCTTCCATAATTTATGTTGAGCAATGCAGCCTTCTTGAACACAAGAATTGGGTGGCTGGCCAGGGCTTTTTAGAGCAGTAGTTCAGACAGTCGCAGAATTGGTACAATGTAGAGAGAAGTGATtgattaagaatcaaccacatttcgACAGGCCTGCTGCACCTGGCCAGTAGTGAATAGATGAGGTTTTGTGAAGATCTCGTTATTTCGTGCATACAGTTAATAAGTCCAGATATATTTAAATGCTGGATTTAATCATCATCAGCTGATGTTGTGGGATTTAAACACATATTTCTGGATTGTTAGGCTGGCATCTAGGTTactaacccagtaacataaccacaagaccactggaaatctgaacaaaCCTGTTTCCTTTTAACAGCGGCCGCAACGTGAGCCACTGACACCCATCAGAACCTGAGCATCCTCACGGGAAgaaatacaaaagggtccagagggacatttctttcacacagagagtggtcagtgTCTGGGCTGCTAGACACAATGGTGGcagcaagtacaattttgtcatttaaaaaacagATATTTGGATAGAGTAattatggaaggatatggaccaagtgcaggcaaacgGGACGCGATTACTGTGTAAAGTGggaggcatggacaggttgggctgaggggcctgtttccatgctataaaccgctatgactctaagtatttgCACTTCTCTAAGTCACtgtggtggacagtgaacaaTCAGCCCTGTGATCTGTCTGAGGCAGGAACATCGCATCAATACTTTTAAAACATAGAATCTCATCATCTATAATAACTCTTGACGAAAGAGACAACTTCAAGCTTACAGCACTGGAAGACAAATCTTCAAAAGTGGCCCNNNNNNNNNNNNNNNNNNNNNNNNNNNNNNNNNNNNNNNNNNNNNNNNNNNNNNNNNNNNNNNNNNNNNNNNNNNNNNNNNNNNNNNNNNNNNNNNNNNNNNNNNNNNNNNNNNNNNNNNNNNNNNNNNNNNNNNNNNNNNNNNNNNNNNNNNNNNNNNNNNNNNNNNNNNNNNNNNNNNNNNNNNNNNNNNNNNNNNNNNNNNNNNNNNNNNNNNNNNNNNNNNNNNNNNNNNNNNNNNNNNNNNNNNNNNNNNNNNNNNNNNNNNNNNNNNNNNNNNNNNNNNNNNNNNNNNNNNNNNNNNNNNNNNNNNNNNNNNNNNNNNNNNNNNNNNNNNNNNNNNNNNNNNNNNNNNNNNNNNNNNNNNNNNNNNNNNNNNNNNNNNNNNNNNNNNNNNNNNNNNNNNNNNNNNNNNNNNNNNNNNNNNNNNNNNNNNNNNNNNNNNNNNNNNNNNNNNNNNNNNNNNNNNNNNNNNNNNNNNNNNNNNNNNNNNNNNNNNNNCTATATCTCAGATTCTTGTCTCAGTCCACTCATTCTCTTCCTCatttgtctgtgtgtgcatgtgaatctGTGTGcgtctttcttttttctttgagTTTTATCCTTTCATATTCTTATACTCTTTGTGCCCAGCTATGGGTGCAAACCTCATTTCAGCCCAGTCAAAATAAATGACGCAGATATTTTTTCTGAATGGAAGGAAGGTACAAAGCTAACATTTGTGTCAACCAAAGTAGTTTGTATACCTGAGAAGCTTAGtgtattttttaatttcaaaatagctttatatacatacatagtcacttAAGCAGTACAGTTCTGTACAGTGGCATATGAAGAAACAagacaaacattggagtttgattctatccaacaaacaaaccaaaggcatttcttacttgtacaagatgATATTTAAATACATTTGAGGTACCGGGAAGGTTTGATAACTGAACGGACtctcatttaacttcagcagaatgaCCACAATCAGTGATCTTttcccactgcgccttggcggcagctgccccaagcttttgCGCATACTTCAGCACGTCATCCTGAAccctggaatgtgccagtctgcaacactcagttggggtcaactccttgctctggaagaccaacaagtttcaggcagaccaatgaATGTCTTTCACCAAGTTGCTGGTCCTTCAGACACAGTCAATGTTTTTCTCAGTGTGCATCctgtgtcacagagctgctcgggatgaaccttgacaaaaactTCTCTTAGCATAGAGAGAGTATGGATTAGAATCTGCGGGCAAGGATAGGGTGCATCCGTTCTCTTGACTGTAGTCAAGGTTATAGAGTGGGCCAGTAAGGTAGAGGATTGATGAAATTCTTCAAGAGATTTTAagtttgtcaatattttctgatgTCAATTTGTACATCCAAACTTTAGTTAGAAATAGACACTTAATAAAACTTTCCATAAAAACTAGTGGTGTTCAAGGTATTAATGACAGAAAATACAGAATTCACGGGGAGGTGGCAGGGTATTAGTAACATTGCTGGGCGAATAATTCAAATCTctgagttaatgttctgagggcttcaaatcccatcatggtaaatttgaattaaataaaattccGAAGCAAAATCAAGCTGAAAACTGACTGctatcaattgttataaaaacctacCTGGTTCGCAAATGtcatttaggaaggaaatctgccatccttagctggtccagtgtacatgtgactctggacccataTCAATGTGATTACCTCTGGGCAATTGAGGTTGACTTGGCCAGCAACAACCACTTcctataaatgatttttttttagaaagcttACAACCTCAGTTTGGTTAGTGGACAAGTGATATTTTTGGGTACTATGCAGAgctattgtttttaaatttatgaagcattgttttgggattaatggaaTTCTGCTTTTTACCGTgcatttaaaaatctttgaatttttgtCATGAGTAGACAGCCCAGTTTAATCTATttactttcatttcttttgtcAATATATCCGGTTTTATTATCAAGCTGTATTTGctgcattgtgtgcagttgttTTGGGGAaagaccattttttaaaaaccaaaccaaatcaaaatatgatctatAAAGCCAGGTTTCAGTCAGGGATCTGACTTGCCCTATAATAACATCAGTGAAGTTCATAACACTTCAGAAATGATCTGTAATGTTGCAACGAAGAGAACACAGATTCACTGGGGTTGAAGCCTAGTATGAAGGAATCAGAATGCAAAGGAAAACTTAATTATTTTCCATCAGAATAAATAATACAGTGGGATTATTATTCACAAGATGCAGGAAGGGACAGGATAGCTGGACACCAGATATTCCCAGTATTTGATGGCCAGTAGCCCCAGAACAAAAGGCCATAGCTACAAGGTATCagagatttaggacagagagggAAATATCAGAGATTCAGGAGACAGAGGAGGAACAAAATCCTCACATAGGGAGTTGGGAGGCTGTAGAATATTGTTCCAATGTTTGTGGAGGCAGCAACCACATGAACTGGGAAAGATCAAGGCAGTTGATTGGAAAGTAACCACCGGTAAAGCAATTGAGGAACAGAAGAGATAAACAGGATTTAGACCATTTCTGAATGAAAGGCAAACTCCGGTAACCATTGATTGTAGCAAGTGGCCTGGATCGCTGCTACAACTTTAACATAGCTTAATGGCGGCTTCAACATACTCCCA
Proteins encoded in this window:
- the LOC122556283 gene encoding ovotransferrin-like yields the protein MFHFQGNSQEEWAAGLNSSDFKLLCLNGTQAPVTDYKTCHLAQVPAQTFASCVETRGQVLQFLKDQRNSPKSIILAIARPHVESDCSRPVLQSFLKRNQDKTHLLKPHHHHKY